One window from the genome of Dioscorea cayenensis subsp. rotundata cultivar TDr96_F1 chromosome 3, TDr96_F1_v2_PseudoChromosome.rev07_lg8_w22 25.fasta, whole genome shotgun sequence encodes:
- the LOC120256813 gene encoding putative leucine-rich repeat receptor-like serine/threonine-protein kinase At2g24130 isoform X1: MDPPTFVLTILLLLFFPSPSLHIQKGNQISIERLALLAFKKGIFDDPKGALSNWTESTDFCKWNGITCWQGRVSKLKQGRVSQLNLKGQDLKGTISPFLSNLSQILLIDLSENALHGPIPEEFGALSMLQNFSIQQNGVQRQVPHSLGMLKHLIYIDLSSNELHGTLPTSLLYNCTDLFYVDLSNNSFTGLIPPEIGNHLPQLGILNLYLNQLTGTIPASLCNSTNLMTIDLGNNLLTGTLPSETIMCLTSLLHLHLAFNYFTSDDKNTNLFPFFSALSNMTHLQSLELENNYIGGSLPKTIGLLSQNLSNMNLGANLIHGMIPLSISNLSNLSLLTLSNNYLNGTIPLKLFLLPRLQSLWLADNLLAGEIPSPPCELNNLQQIDLSGNNLSGSIPANIASIKPLTDLILSKNLLSGSIPSGLGRLNLGLLDLSHNNLTGPLPKEVAAMKTIYAYFNLSDNALEGPIPMELSQMDKVQVIDLSSNKLTSEIPSALQACVEVQLVNLSHNHLQGTIPQALGKLISIQILDLSYNSLSGEVPSSLATSTSLRQLDLSFNNLSGPLPQGGVFAYLTSQSLMGNHFCGSSLGLPSCNSNKGRKHSKIFLLLLVCIVSVLAFLTTILSVVCYRRIRRIVVSHRSETDLNTPAQDLSSSYPRITYRELVEATGGFDLSRLIGSGSYGHVYRGVLSDGTVVAIKVLQFQASNSTRSFNRECQVLKRIRHRNLMRIITACSLPDFKALVLPFMVNGSLESHLYPQAPGTGTAQLSLVERVNICCDIAEGMAYLHHHSPVQVIHCDLKPSNILLNDDMTAIVSDFGIARLVMTVTERNLISENVPNSTANLLFGSVGYIPPEYGYGRNASTEGDVYSFGIIVLELVTRKRPTDDMFGEGQSLQKWVKNHYRGQLENIIDSFLLQELEAQNPEIRNVWKVAIIELLDLGLICTQEAPSTRPTMIDAADDLERLKRYLGGDTTATLSSSYGMSSSRGDFW; encoded by the exons ATGGATCCTCCTACCTTTGTCTTaactattcttcttctcctcttcttcccttCTCCTTCACTTCATATCCAAAAGGGCAATCAGATTAGCATAGAGCGATTGGCACTTTTAGCATTCAAGAAGGGCATATTTGACGATCCAAAAGGTGCTCTCAGTAACTGGACTGAGTCAACTGATTTCTGCAAGTGGAATGGCATTACTTGCTGGCAGGGTAGAGTAAGCAAGCTCAAACAGGGTAGAGTAAGCCAGCTCAATCTCAAAGGTCAAGATCTAAAAGGAACCATCTCGCCATTTCTCTCAAATCTCTCTCAAATTCTATTGATAGATTTGTCTGAAAACGCACTTCATGGGCCAATTCCTGAGGAGTTTGGAGCTCTGTCTATGTTACAGAATTTCAGTATCCAACAAAATGGAGTACAACGACAAGTTCCACATAGCTTAGGCATGCTAAAACATCTAATATATATTGACCTCAGCAGCAATGAGCTTCATGGAACACTTCCGACAAGTCTCCTGTACAATTGCACTGACCTATTTTATGTAGACCTCTCTAACAATTCATTTACAGGTTTGATCCCTCCGGAGATAGGAAACCACCTCCCTCAATTGGGGATCCTAAATCTTTATCTCAACCAATTGACAGGTACCATTCCTGCTTCCCTTTGCAATTCAACCAATTTGATGACAATAGATCTCGGCAACAACCTTCTAACTGGTACATTACCATCAGAAACCATCATGTGTTTAACTTCTTTGTTGCATCTGCATTTGGCATTCAATTATTTCACGAGTGATGACAAAAATACCAATCTCTTCCCATTCTTCAGTGCCCTTTCAAATATGACACATTTGCAGAGCCTTGAGTTGGAAAACAACTACATTGGAGGCTCTTTGCCTAAAACTATTGGCCTTCTCAGTCAAAATCTTAGTAATATGAATCTAGGAGCCAACCTTATTCATGGAATGATTCCACTAAGTATATCAAATCTTTCCAATCTATCACTGCTGACCCtatcaaataattatttgaacGGAACCATTCCCTTAAAACTATTTCTCCTACCCAGGTTACAATCACTCTGGCTTGCTGACAACTTGCTAGCAGGAGAAATTCCTTCTCCTCCTTGTGAGCTAAATAATCTTCAACAAATAGACTTATCTGGAAACAACCTCTCAGGTTCCATTCCAGCCAATATAGCCAGTATAAAGCCACTTACAGATCTAATTCTCAGCAAAAATTTGCTATCTGGGTCCATACCTTCAGGCCTGGGAAGATTAAACCTAGGACTTCTGGACCTGTCTCACAACAATCTCACAGGACCTCTTCCTAAAGAAGTGGCAGCCATGAAGACAATTTATGCATACTTCAATCTGTCAGACAACGCTTTGGAGGGACCAATTCCGATGGAGCTGAGCCAAATGGATAAGGTCCAAGTAATCGATCTCTCATCGAATAAACTCACTAGCGAAATTCCATCTGCTTTGCAAGCCTGTGTAGAAGTTCAGCTTGTAAACCTATCCCACAATCATCTTCAAGGTACAATTCCTCAGGCCTTGGGCAAACTTATAAGCATCCAAATATTGGACCTCTCTTACAATTCACTCTCCGGTGAAGTTCCATCGTCACTTGCAACTAGCACTAGTCTCCGCCAACTCGACCTCTCATTTAACAACCTCAGTGGCCCACTACCCCAAGGTGGTGTCTTTGCTTATTTGACAAGCCAATCACTCATGGGCAATCATTTCTGTGGATCATCATTGGGGCTTCCTAGTTGCAACTCCAACAAAGGCAGGAAGCATTCTAAGATATTTCTGCTGTTACTTGTATGTATTGTCTCTGTGTTGGCATTCCTCACCACAATACTGTCTGTGGTGTGTTACAGAAGAATCAGGAGAATTGTAGTATCTCACAGGAGTGAAACTGATCTGAACACACCAGCTCAAGACTTGTCATCATCTTATCCAAGGATAACCTACAGAGAGCTTGTTGAGGCTACCGGAGGATTCGATCTGAGCAGATTGATAGGTAGTGGTAGCTATGGGCACGTTTACAGAGGGGTGCTGAGTGATGGAACTGTAGTTGCAATAAAAGTTCTGCAATTCCAAGCCAGTAACTCTACCAGGAGTTTCAACAGAGAATGCCAAGTTCTGAAGAGGATTCGGCATAGGAACCTGATGAGAATCATTACTGCATGCAGTCTGCCAGATTTCAAGGCTTTGGTACTGCCTTTCATGGTTAACGGGAGCCTTGAGAGCCATCTCTACCCACAAGCACCAGGAACAGGTACCGCACAGCTGAGCTTAGTTGAGCGGGTGAATATTTGCTGTGATATTGCCGAGGGAATGGCATACCTGCACCACCACTCCCCTGTGCAGGTCATCCATTGTGACTTGAAGCCAAGTAACATCCTGCTCAATGATGACATGACCGCCATTGTATCAGATTTTGGAATCGCTAGGCTGGTCATGACAGTCACTGAGAGAAACCTGATTTCTGAAAATGTGCCCAACTCAACCGCAAACTTGCTTTTTGGTTCAGTTGGATACATTCCACCAG AGTATGGATATGGAAGAAATGCATCAACAGAGGGAGATGTCTACAGCTTTGGCATTATAGTGTTGGAACTGGTCACCAGAAAGAGGCCTACAGATGACATGTTTGGTGAGGGCCAAAGCTTGCAAAAATGGGTGAAGAACCACTACCGAGGCCAACTTGAGAATATAATTGACTCTTTCCTATTACAAGAACTAGAAGCTCAAAACCCAGAGATTAGGAATGTTTGGAAAGTCGCCATTATTGAACTTCTTGATCTAGGTCTTATATGCACTCAAGAGGCACCTTCAACCAGACCAACAATGATTGATGCTGCAGATGATCTGGAAAGACTAAAACGCTATCTTGGTGGTGATACAACTGCAACCTTAAGTTCATCATATGGGATGTCATCATCTAGGGGTGATTTTTGGTAA
- the LOC120256813 gene encoding putative leucine-rich repeat receptor-like serine/threonine-protein kinase At2g24130 isoform X2, whose product MDPPTFVLTILLLLFFPSPSLHIQKGNQISIERLALLAFKKGIFDDPKGALSNWTESTDFCKWNGITCWQGRVSKLKQGRVSQLNLKGQDLKGTISPFLSNLSQILLIDLSENALHGPIPEEFGALSMLQNFSIQQNGVQRQVPHSLGMLKHLIYIDLSSNELHGTLPTSLLYNCTDLFYVDLSNNSFTGLIPPEIGNHLPQLGILNLYLNQLTGTIPASLCNSTNLMTIDLGNNLLTGTLPSETIMCLTSLLHLHLAFNYFTSDDKNTNLFPFFSALSNMTHLQSLELENNYIGGSLPKTIGLLSQNLSNMNLGANLIHGMIPLSISNLSNLSLLTLSNNYLNGTIPLKLFLLPRLQSLWLADNLLAGEIPSPPCELNNLQQIDLSGNNLSGSIPANIASIKPLTDLILSKNLLSGSIPSGLGRLNLGLLDLSHNNLTGPLPKEVAAMKTIYAYFNLSDNALEGPIPMELSQMDKVQVIDLSSNKLTSEIPSALQACVEVQLVNLSHNHLQVPSSLATSTSLRQLDLSFNNLSGPLPQGGVFAYLTSQSLMGNHFCGSSLGLPSCNSNKGRKHSKIFLLLLVCIVSVLAFLTTILSVVCYRRIRRIVVSHRSETDLNTPAQDLSSSYPRITYRELVEATGGFDLSRLIGSGSYGHVYRGVLSDGTVVAIKVLQFQASNSTRSFNRECQVLKRIRHRNLMRIITACSLPDFKALVLPFMVNGSLESHLYPQAPGTGTAQLSLVERVNICCDIAEGMAYLHHHSPVQVIHCDLKPSNILLNDDMTAIVSDFGIARLVMTVTERNLISENVPNSTANLLFGSVGYIPPEYGYGRNASTEGDVYSFGIIVLELVTRKRPTDDMFGEGQSLQKWVKNHYRGQLENIIDSFLLQELEAQNPEIRNVWKVAIIELLDLGLICTQEAPSTRPTMIDAADDLERLKRYLGGDTTATLSSSYGMSSSRGDFW is encoded by the exons ATGGATCCTCCTACCTTTGTCTTaactattcttcttctcctcttcttcccttCTCCTTCACTTCATATCCAAAAGGGCAATCAGATTAGCATAGAGCGATTGGCACTTTTAGCATTCAAGAAGGGCATATTTGACGATCCAAAAGGTGCTCTCAGTAACTGGACTGAGTCAACTGATTTCTGCAAGTGGAATGGCATTACTTGCTGGCAGGGTAGAGTAAGCAAGCTCAAACAGGGTAGAGTAAGCCAGCTCAATCTCAAAGGTCAAGATCTAAAAGGAACCATCTCGCCATTTCTCTCAAATCTCTCTCAAATTCTATTGATAGATTTGTCTGAAAACGCACTTCATGGGCCAATTCCTGAGGAGTTTGGAGCTCTGTCTATGTTACAGAATTTCAGTATCCAACAAAATGGAGTACAACGACAAGTTCCACATAGCTTAGGCATGCTAAAACATCTAATATATATTGACCTCAGCAGCAATGAGCTTCATGGAACACTTCCGACAAGTCTCCTGTACAATTGCACTGACCTATTTTATGTAGACCTCTCTAACAATTCATTTACAGGTTTGATCCCTCCGGAGATAGGAAACCACCTCCCTCAATTGGGGATCCTAAATCTTTATCTCAACCAATTGACAGGTACCATTCCTGCTTCCCTTTGCAATTCAACCAATTTGATGACAATAGATCTCGGCAACAACCTTCTAACTGGTACATTACCATCAGAAACCATCATGTGTTTAACTTCTTTGTTGCATCTGCATTTGGCATTCAATTATTTCACGAGTGATGACAAAAATACCAATCTCTTCCCATTCTTCAGTGCCCTTTCAAATATGACACATTTGCAGAGCCTTGAGTTGGAAAACAACTACATTGGAGGCTCTTTGCCTAAAACTATTGGCCTTCTCAGTCAAAATCTTAGTAATATGAATCTAGGAGCCAACCTTATTCATGGAATGATTCCACTAAGTATATCAAATCTTTCCAATCTATCACTGCTGACCCtatcaaataattatttgaacGGAACCATTCCCTTAAAACTATTTCTCCTACCCAGGTTACAATCACTCTGGCTTGCTGACAACTTGCTAGCAGGAGAAATTCCTTCTCCTCCTTGTGAGCTAAATAATCTTCAACAAATAGACTTATCTGGAAACAACCTCTCAGGTTCCATTCCAGCCAATATAGCCAGTATAAAGCCACTTACAGATCTAATTCTCAGCAAAAATTTGCTATCTGGGTCCATACCTTCAGGCCTGGGAAGATTAAACCTAGGACTTCTGGACCTGTCTCACAACAATCTCACAGGACCTCTTCCTAAAGAAGTGGCAGCCATGAAGACAATTTATGCATACTTCAATCTGTCAGACAACGCTTTGGAGGGACCAATTCCGATGGAGCTGAGCCAAATGGATAAGGTCCAAGTAATCGATCTCTCATCGAATAAACTCACTAGCGAAATTCCATCTGCTTTGCAAGCCTGTGTAGAAGTTCAGCTTGTAAACCTATCCCACAATCATCTTCAAG TTCCATCGTCACTTGCAACTAGCACTAGTCTCCGCCAACTCGACCTCTCATTTAACAACCTCAGTGGCCCACTACCCCAAGGTGGTGTCTTTGCTTATTTGACAAGCCAATCACTCATGGGCAATCATTTCTGTGGATCATCATTGGGGCTTCCTAGTTGCAACTCCAACAAAGGCAGGAAGCATTCTAAGATATTTCTGCTGTTACTTGTATGTATTGTCTCTGTGTTGGCATTCCTCACCACAATACTGTCTGTGGTGTGTTACAGAAGAATCAGGAGAATTGTAGTATCTCACAGGAGTGAAACTGATCTGAACACACCAGCTCAAGACTTGTCATCATCTTATCCAAGGATAACCTACAGAGAGCTTGTTGAGGCTACCGGAGGATTCGATCTGAGCAGATTGATAGGTAGTGGTAGCTATGGGCACGTTTACAGAGGGGTGCTGAGTGATGGAACTGTAGTTGCAATAAAAGTTCTGCAATTCCAAGCCAGTAACTCTACCAGGAGTTTCAACAGAGAATGCCAAGTTCTGAAGAGGATTCGGCATAGGAACCTGATGAGAATCATTACTGCATGCAGTCTGCCAGATTTCAAGGCTTTGGTACTGCCTTTCATGGTTAACGGGAGCCTTGAGAGCCATCTCTACCCACAAGCACCAGGAACAGGTACCGCACAGCTGAGCTTAGTTGAGCGGGTGAATATTTGCTGTGATATTGCCGAGGGAATGGCATACCTGCACCACCACTCCCCTGTGCAGGTCATCCATTGTGACTTGAAGCCAAGTAACATCCTGCTCAATGATGACATGACCGCCATTGTATCAGATTTTGGAATCGCTAGGCTGGTCATGACAGTCACTGAGAGAAACCTGATTTCTGAAAATGTGCCCAACTCAACCGCAAACTTGCTTTTTGGTTCAGTTGGATACATTCCACCAG AGTATGGATATGGAAGAAATGCATCAACAGAGGGAGATGTCTACAGCTTTGGCATTATAGTGTTGGAACTGGTCACCAGAAAGAGGCCTACAGATGACATGTTTGGTGAGGGCCAAAGCTTGCAAAAATGGGTGAAGAACCACTACCGAGGCCAACTTGAGAATATAATTGACTCTTTCCTATTACAAGAACTAGAAGCTCAAAACCCAGAGATTAGGAATGTTTGGAAAGTCGCCATTATTGAACTTCTTGATCTAGGTCTTATATGCACTCAAGAGGCACCTTCAACCAGACCAACAATGATTGATGCTGCAGATGATCTGGAAAGACTAAAACGCTATCTTGGTGGTGATACAACTGCAACCTTAAGTTCATCATATGGGATGTCATCATCTAGGGGTGATTTTTGGTAA
- the LOC120256828 gene encoding putative leucine-rich repeat receptor-like serine/threonine-protein kinase At2g24130 isoform X1: MLQIFNIRLNEVQQQVPRSLGMLKDLFYIDLSNNELHGTLPTSLLYNCTNLISVDLSNNSFTGLIPPEIGNHLPYLGTLNLYFNQLSGTIPASLCNSTNLITIDLGNNFLTGTLPSETIMCLTSLLHLHLAFNYFTSDDNNKNLHPFFSALSNLTHLESLELEKNNIGGTLPETIGLLSQNLSNMNLRANLIHGMIPLSISNLSNLSSLNLSNNYLNGTIPLNLFLLPRLQRLWLSDNKLEGEIPSPPHELNRLGLIDLSGNNLSGSIPANLASIKYLRNLILSKNSLSGSIPSSLGRLNLELLDLSHNNLTGLLPAEVAAMNTISAYFNLSDNALEGPIPMELSHMDKVQEIDLSSNKFTGKIPSTLETCVEVQLVNLSHNHLQGTIPPTLGKLRSIKILDLSSNSFSGEVPSSLAFSTSLQQLNLSCNNLSGPLPQGGVFANLTGESLMGNHFCGSSLGLPSCNSNKGRKHSKIFLLLLVCIVSVLAFLTTLLSVVCYRRIRRIVVSHRGETDLNTPAQDLSSSYPRITYRELVEATGGFDLSSLIGSGSYGHVYRGVLSDGTVVAIKVLQFQASNSTRSFNRECQVLKRIRHRNLMRIITACSLPDFKALVLPFMINGSLESHLYPQAPGTGTSQLSLVERVNICCDIAEGMAYLHHHSPVQVIHCDLKPSNILLNDDMTAIVSDFGIARLVMRVTERNLIAENAANSTANLLFGSVGYIPPEYGYGRNASTKGDVYSFGIIVLELVTRKRPTDDMFGEGQSLQKWVKNHYRGQLENIIDSFLLQEVEAQNPEIRNVWKVAIIELLDVGLICTQEAPSTRPSMIDAADDLERLKRYLGGDTTATVSSSYGMSSSTITGGDFW; the protein is encoded by the exons ATGTTACAGATTTTCAATATTAGACTAAATGAGGTCCAACAACAAGTTCCACGTAGTTTGGGCATGCTAAAAGATCTATTCTATATTGACCTCAGCAACAATGAGCTTCATGGAACCCTTCCGACAAGTCTCCTGTACAATTGCACTAATCTAATTTCTGTAGACCTCTCTAACAATTCATTTACAGGTTTGATCCCTCCAGAGATAGGAAACCACCTCCCTTATTTGGGGACCCTAAATCTTTATTTCAACCAATTGTCAGGTACTATTCCTGCTTCCCTTTGCAATTCAACCAATTTGATAACAATAGATCTTGGCAACAACTTTCTAACTGGTACATTACCATCAGAAACCATCATGTGTTTAACTTCTTTGTTGCATTTGCATTTGGCATTCAATTATTTCACTAGTGATgacaataataaaaatctaCACCCATTCTTCAGTGCCCTGTCAAATTTGACGCATTTGGAGAGCCTTGAGTTAGAAAAGAACAACATCGGAGGCACTCTGCCTGAAACTATTGGCCTTCTCAGTCAAAATCTTAGTAATATGAATCTAAGAGCCAACCTTATTCATGGAATGATTCCACTAAGTATATCAAATCTTTCCAATCTATCATCACTGAACCTGTCAAATAATTACCTGAATGGAACCATTCCCTTGAACCTATTTCTGCTACCCAGGTTACAAAGACTCTGGCTTTCTGACAACAAGCTAGAAGGAGAAATTCCTTCTCCTCCTCATGAACTAAATCGTCTGGGACTTATAGATCTATCTGGAAACAACCTCTCAGGTTCCATTCCAGCCAATCTAGCCAGTATAAAGTATCTCAGAAATCTAATTCTTAGCAAAAATTCGCTGTCTGGGTCCATACCTTCAAGCCTTGGAAGATTAAACCTAGAACTTTTGGACTTGTCTCACAACAATCTTACAGGACTTCTTCCTGCAGAAGTGGCAGCCATGAACACAATTTCTGCTTACTTCAATCTGTCTGACAACGCTTTGGAGGGACCAATTCCGATGGAGCTGAGCCATATGGATAAGGTCCAAGAAATCGATCTCTCATCGAATAAATTCACAGGAAAAATTCCATCTACTTTAGAAACCTGTGTAGAAGTTCAGCTTGTAAACCTATCCCACAATCATCTTCAAGGTACAATTCCTCCAACCTTGGGCAAACTCAGAAGCATCAAAATATTGGACCTCTCTTCCAATTCATTCTCCGGTGAAGTGCCATCATCACTTGCATTTAGCACTAGTCTCCAGCAACTCAACCTCTCATGTAACAACCTCAGTGGCCCACTACCCCAAGGCGGTGTTTTTGCTAATTTGACAGGCGAATCCCTCATGGGCAATCATTTCTGTGGATCATCATTGGGGCTTCCTAGTTGCAACTCCAACAAAGGCAGGAAGCATTCTAAGATATTTCTGCTGTTACTTGTATGTATTGTCTCTGTGTTGGCATTCCTCACCACATTACTGTCTGTAGTGTGTTACAGAAGAATTAGGAGAATTGTAGTATCTCACAGGGGTGAAACTGATCTGAACACACCAGCTCAAGACTTGTCATCATCTTATCCAAGGATAACCTACAGAGAGCTTGTTGAGGCTACCGGAGGATTCGATCTGAGCAGCCTGATAGGCAGTGGTAGCTATGGGCATGTTTACAGAGGGGTGCTGAGCGATGGAACTGTAGTTGCAATAAAAGTTCTGCAATTCCAAGCCAGTAACTCTACCAGGAGTTTCAACAGAGAATGCCAAGTTCTGAAGAGGATTCGGCATAGGAACCTGATGAGAATCATTACTGCATGCAGTCTGCCAGATTTCAAGGCTTTGGTGCTGCCTTTCATGATTAACGGGAGCCTTGAGAGCCATCTCTACCCACAAGCACCAGGGACTGGTACCTCACAGCTGAGCTTAGTTGAGCGGGTGAATATTTGCTGTGATATTGCCGAGGGAATGGCATACCTGCACCACCACTCCCCTGTGCAGGTCATCCATTGTGACTTGAAGCCAAGCAACATCCTGCTCAATGATGACATGACCGCCATTGTATCAGATTTTGGAATCGCTAGGCTGGTCATGAGGGTTACTGAGAGAAATCTGATTGCTGAAAATGCGGCGAACTCAACAGCAAATTTGCTTTTTGGTTCAGTTGGATACATTCCACCAG AGTATGGGTATGGAAGAAATGCATCAACAAAAGGAGATGTCTACAGCTTTGGCATTATAGTGTTGGAACTGGTTACCAGAAAGAGGCCTACAGATGACATGTTTGGTGAGGGCCAAAGCTTGCAAAAATGGGTGAAGAACCACTACCGAGGCCAACTTGAGAATATAATCGACTCTTTCCTATTACAAGAAGTAGAAGCTCAAAACCCAGAGATTAGGAATGTTTGGAAAGTCGCCATTATTGAACTTCTTGATGTAGGTCTTATATGCACTCAAGAAGCACCTTCAACCAGACCATCAATGATTGATGCTGCAGATGATCTGGAAAGACTAAAACGCTATCTTGGTGGTGATACAACTGCCACAGTAAGTTCATCATATGGGATGTCATCATCTACAATCACTGGGGGTGATTTCTGGTAA
- the LOC120256828 gene encoding putative leucine-rich repeat receptor-like serine/threonine-protein kinase At2g24130 isoform X2 produces MLQIFNIRLNEVQQQVPRSLGMLKDLFYIDLSNNELHGTLPTSLLYNCTNLISVDLSNNSFTGLIPPEIGNHLPYLGTLNLYFNQLSEVAAMNTISAYFNLSDNALEGPIPMELSHMDKVQEIDLSSNKFTGKIPSTLETCVEVQLVNLSHNHLQGTIPPTLGKLRSIKILDLSSNSFSGEVPSSLAFSTSLQQLNLSCNNLSGPLPQGGVFANLTGESLMGNHFCGSSLGLPSCNSNKGRKHSKIFLLLLVCIVSVLAFLTTLLSVVCYRRIRRIVVSHRGETDLNTPAQDLSSSYPRITYRELVEATGGFDLSSLIGSGSYGHVYRGVLSDGTVVAIKVLQFQASNSTRSFNRECQVLKRIRHRNLMRIITACSLPDFKALVLPFMINGSLESHLYPQAPGTGTSQLSLVERVNICCDIAEGMAYLHHHSPVQVIHCDLKPSNILLNDDMTAIVSDFGIARLVMRVTERNLIAENAANSTANLLFGSVGYIPPEYGYGRNASTKGDVYSFGIIVLELVTRKRPTDDMFGEGQSLQKWVKNHYRGQLENIIDSFLLQEVEAQNPEIRNVWKVAIIELLDVGLICTQEAPSTRPSMIDAADDLERLKRYLGGDTTATVSSSYGMSSSTITGGDFW; encoded by the exons ATGTTACAGATTTTCAATATTAGACTAAATGAGGTCCAACAACAAGTTCCACGTAGTTTGGGCATGCTAAAAGATCTATTCTATATTGACCTCAGCAACAATGAGCTTCATGGAACCCTTCCGACAAGTCTCCTGTACAATTGCACTAATCTAATTTCTGTAGACCTCTCTAACAATTCATTTACAGGTTTGATCCCTCCAGAGATAGGAAACCACCTCCCTTATTTGGGGACCCTAAATCTTTATTTCAACCAATTGTCAG AAGTGGCAGCCATGAACACAATTTCTGCTTACTTCAATCTGTCTGACAACGCTTTGGAGGGACCAATTCCGATGGAGCTGAGCCATATGGATAAGGTCCAAGAAATCGATCTCTCATCGAATAAATTCACAGGAAAAATTCCATCTACTTTAGAAACCTGTGTAGAAGTTCAGCTTGTAAACCTATCCCACAATCATCTTCAAGGTACAATTCCTCCAACCTTGGGCAAACTCAGAAGCATCAAAATATTGGACCTCTCTTCCAATTCATTCTCCGGTGAAGTGCCATCATCACTTGCATTTAGCACTAGTCTCCAGCAACTCAACCTCTCATGTAACAACCTCAGTGGCCCACTACCCCAAGGCGGTGTTTTTGCTAATTTGACAGGCGAATCCCTCATGGGCAATCATTTCTGTGGATCATCATTGGGGCTTCCTAGTTGCAACTCCAACAAAGGCAGGAAGCATTCTAAGATATTTCTGCTGTTACTTGTATGTATTGTCTCTGTGTTGGCATTCCTCACCACATTACTGTCTGTAGTGTGTTACAGAAGAATTAGGAGAATTGTAGTATCTCACAGGGGTGAAACTGATCTGAACACACCAGCTCAAGACTTGTCATCATCTTATCCAAGGATAACCTACAGAGAGCTTGTTGAGGCTACCGGAGGATTCGATCTGAGCAGCCTGATAGGCAGTGGTAGCTATGGGCATGTTTACAGAGGGGTGCTGAGCGATGGAACTGTAGTTGCAATAAAAGTTCTGCAATTCCAAGCCAGTAACTCTACCAGGAGTTTCAACAGAGAATGCCAAGTTCTGAAGAGGATTCGGCATAGGAACCTGATGAGAATCATTACTGCATGCAGTCTGCCAGATTTCAAGGCTTTGGTGCTGCCTTTCATGATTAACGGGAGCCTTGAGAGCCATCTCTACCCACAAGCACCAGGGACTGGTACCTCACAGCTGAGCTTAGTTGAGCGGGTGAATATTTGCTGTGATATTGCCGAGGGAATGGCATACCTGCACCACCACTCCCCTGTGCAGGTCATCCATTGTGACTTGAAGCCAAGCAACATCCTGCTCAATGATGACATGACCGCCATTGTATCAGATTTTGGAATCGCTAGGCTGGTCATGAGGGTTACTGAGAGAAATCTGATTGCTGAAAATGCGGCGAACTCAACAGCAAATTTGCTTTTTGGTTCAGTTGGATACATTCCACCAG AGTATGGGTATGGAAGAAATGCATCAACAAAAGGAGATGTCTACAGCTTTGGCATTATAGTGTTGGAACTGGTTACCAGAAAGAGGCCTACAGATGACATGTTTGGTGAGGGCCAAAGCTTGCAAAAATGGGTGAAGAACCACTACCGAGGCCAACTTGAGAATATAATCGACTCTTTCCTATTACAAGAAGTAGAAGCTCAAAACCCAGAGATTAGGAATGTTTGGAAAGTCGCCATTATTGAACTTCTTGATGTAGGTCTTATATGCACTCAAGAAGCACCTTCAACCAGACCATCAATGATTGATGCTGCAGATGATCTGGAAAGACTAAAACGCTATCTTGGTGGTGATACAACTGCCACAGTAAGTTCATCATATGGGATGTCATCATCTACAATCACTGGGGGTGATTTCTGGTAA